Part of the Amblyomma americanum isolate KBUSLIRL-KWMA chromosome 7, ASM5285725v1, whole genome shotgun sequence genome, TCAGTTTCAACATCCAGAAATTTGAATGAGCTTATAATAAGGTGCTGAGCTATGCTTTTCAACAAACTTTCTGTTAGAACAATCTTGTGTATATaccgttactttttttttctttgagatctGTATGAAAGAGACTTTTATAATGATCTAATTTTGGGACAATGAGGAATTTTGCTTTAACGGAGTGCTTTGTTCCTGCATATTTAAGCTGGTCCCCGCCATGTAGTGCTGGCAGAAGCCGCATGTCTCTCTTGATTAGTGCGTGTCTTGTTATATGACATGTTGCATCATACCATCTTTTGTTCTACTATGGTAGACATGAGCTTCAACATTGCCAGTTCATGCTAAGACTGTCCCACGCCGTAATGAAATTTTATGATTGCAAAGCTGGAGGCACTTTGTCATTTTGCTTTTCTGACAATAAATAGTTAACTTCAAACCTTATGCCTCTAGCAATAGATGTTCTTGTTGGTTATGGCCCCGAGTGCAGAGAAGTGTGACTCTCTCTGCAATTGGCAACAGAGAGGTGTTAATTTTGAGCACTTGTGGATACGCTTGCGGCCTTTGACCTTTCGAGGTTTCATGATACTCAACACTTAAAGAGACAGAACATTGAGTTTTAAGGACCCAGTTTCTTTTGGCACAATGGAAAGCTTGCTGTCTAAAACACTGCAGGAAATTTTTAGAGAATTTTTATAGCAGTGCATGCGCTCGTTTTTATGTATCCCAATGCTGGAAATTATGATCAATGAGAGCGATGGCAATTGCACATTGGCAAAAGTGCGGTACTAAAAACTAATATAAATCTCACCTGCCAGACAGTAATGAAATATTTTTAGTGTATAGAGTAGCATACATTCCAGTTTTCACACCCAAAGCTATTATGGCACATTGAATTACTCCTCGCCGACGAAAGATTGAGTAGACTGTGGTTGCTGCTTCATCCAAGGAATTCAAAACACTGTGGTGCAATCTACTTACAAATGCTAAAAGCGCATGGTCGACGATGCGAACTGAGCTTTGCTTTTAATCGAAGGGTGCACTGGAGAGAGAGTAAAATATATTAAAACATGACGAACACTCCTGAAAGAAAATAGCACTGTACAATTAAAACAAGTGCTATTTTGCCGAGATGCGGTCACGTCTGGTAAAGCGATAATAGCGAGTTTCACCGCAATAGCGAGCTTCACCGCAAAAGATCATTATAAAAGATGGGTTTTCATGCGATTGtcaatgccaaattaaaattacACTCCGATATTGCTGTGCTCAATGCTTACAATTTGATGTATGCTCTTTTCATTTCTGCCATAATCTCTTGACACGTTTTGGTCAGTGGCCGGTTCCTTAACTCTCCTTACTGCGCCATAGGCCAGAGGTCATATATGACCCATGTTTTGAACAAGCCGTCAAAAATTCAATTTCAGGGCTTGCGGACAAGCTGCGCCATTTAGTTTGCTTTTGTAACACCAtttctttggtttcagttttgattgttttgtttttgtttttttttttgtttttttttttttttttcattttctaacgcGAGGAGGTGACATGAAAAGTGAAACTTTGACCGGAGCTGGTCGCCGATCATGGCGTCCGTTTCGCTGCGCGCCTCTTATGCTGTCATTTTTTCTTAGAGTAGTAGTTGTTAGCTAGATAACCACGCGGAATGCTTGGATTTCAGTTTTGACTGCGAAACTTCGTCTCAGAGGCTCGGgacatcagcgcgtgctcacaCGTGTTTTGTTTTACCATTCACGTTGTATTTTATGTAGTGCTCTTGATTCGTAAATGATGACAGTGGTTTTCTTTGGTGCTTTAGGGTCTTTAGAACATACTGCCAAGATATTTTACCAAATTcgccagcagtttttttttattgtgatgtcAAGGAAGGCCACACAACCTTTTTCGTGCCATTGGCCACCGGACCAACATTTTGAGCCAACCTGTCAACAAAAATTAAAGTCGGTGTTCCTGGACAAGCTGCGTCATCTAGATTGCTTCTATAACACCATCTTTGTTTCAGTTTAGTTTTTCTAACACGAGGAGGCGACGTGATAAATTATGAGGTGCACTTGAGTCTCCTTatgtgcggaaatgcgaaagttCTGTTGGGATCCACCACCTCCGACATCTGCTGGGTCAGTGCCATACATTGTGAGGGGGTTTTCAGTCGGttccgcatgatggcgctacgactgcacgcttAGGACGGAGGATATTTACTGGAAACAGAGGAAATTTGATACTCGCTTGATTGCAACATATGTAATTAACATGTTCACAATTACTCATGTAggcctcagtacatatctcgaagatacATTTTTAAGAACTGTGCATTCAATATCTGCTCCTTTATTCAGGTTCAGACGTGAAGTGTGAATTGCTACCTGTGCAATGCGCCAAGGACCATTgatcattgttttattctgtgcaatgatgCTATGTTTTTCTGGGACATATTGCAATGAACACTTAAGAAGGACAATGAAGTCACAACCTACAGTACCCATTTTTTTTATCTCTGGAGAAAAACTGTTGTGCAATGTGATCTACATGTTTATTTTGATGGGACTATTTATTCTCTGGAAGAGTATGATGGACAAGCCAGGCCAAATCACTGAGGTCATTGAAATCTTTGTTTCGCgagcagtgcgctttggtgcggggagtatatatGCTGCCCTAGAAGAGccacctagctggctcccctatctagaTGCTTGTGAGTGCGCCTCACAGACTTTTTGGAAGGTGAGGacatgcaggggtatggtgggctAGTATTGCtgagcctggtgttttgtggcataagcATACTCAGATTTTGCTTTTCGGCACTATTTGCATGcaataaagtaaaaataaaagaagtGTGGCAGCATCCCCGACACGCACGCCTGCGGCCCGGGTTCGATTTGCACTTagaccccaattttcttttcttataATTGACAGTTTGAGCATACACTTTTGCAGACAGTctctgtctacaacttccgtccacatcactcatgagccaagaaagtaTTTCACCTTAAAAGAAAACTGACCAGATGTAGTTCACCGGTCGGCGATCATGGAATCTGTTGCCCCGCGTGCTCCCTGAAGACTAAAAGCTACactgagcactttttttttttagagcagcaGTGGTGAGTTAGACAACCAAGTGGAATGGTCAGATCTCAGTTCCGATTGCAAGACTTCGTCTCGGAGGCACATGGCATAAGTGCGTGTCCACACGTGTTTCGTTTTACCATTCACATTGTGTTTTATGTAGTGCGCTTGACTTGTAAATGATGAGAGTGCTTTTATTTGGTGCCTTAGGGTCTTTGCAAACATCCTGCCAAGACATTTTACCAAATTCACCAGCAGACTTTTGATGATGATGTCAAGAAAGCATGCCCCCCTTTTCACTCATTGAACCCATTCAGCAGAGCACTGCACAAGTGAAATGTGCAGCACATCTGAAATCTACCTCCACGTCATGTCCTCATGCGACTTCCTTCTCTAGTGGCACCTAGAGAATTGCCTAACTTAAGGGATACTATATTACCTATTACTATATTACCACTATGTTACTTAACTTAAGGGCCACGAAAGTACAGTACGCAGCTGAAAAAGGTTTGAATTGCCAAGCTTTTGGTCTGCATTCGTGGCGTGCTTGAGGCGTCCACCTGTTATgagccttttctttcctcaaaaccaagagAGGGTTTGAACTGCGAATAAGATTAGACTGGGAACTAGACTGTCTTGCTTTGTGCAAGCGGGCCCAGCTTTCGCACATCttatgcttagcaatgctaaaccaccagattttttttctttttgtgaaatTCACTACGACAGTAGATGTCGGCCTCTAACTGTAGACTGAAACTTCTCTCAAGCTTCCTGGGAGTATGCTGTTGACCTTTTGAACTTTGCCGTGTGGTGTAATAACCGGTAAACCTCACGGGGTCGGCACTTCGTTCTACTCTGTTTGCACGCACAATTTTTGATATACATTGTTATCCAGTAGACTCCCTTTAAGATGAACTGAAAGGGACCAAaaaatttttgcattttatttAATTACATATAGATGCAGCCCTAAAGGTTGCTGCcaatttagcattgctaagcacgaaatattttgtgaaagcaGGCTTCCCGAGGAAAGGTGAAAAGTCCTATATTGCGTGCCTGCATACGACAGAGGCTTTAGCAGCAATGTTTCTGGGTTCGGGTAGTTTTGGTCAACGAGACCTACCTCCATGTATGTTCAGCACAAACTTATCATGTTTTAGTCAATATCTCAGCATGACTTAATAACGCATTTTATTGTGAGCAAAATCAAGACCCCTGCCAGCGCGTGTCGATTCCCAAGTTCACCCAATGTTCGTTATTATCGGGTGATCTCCTCATTTCCTATCACTTCCCACTGAACTCACGTTGGTTGATGAAGCTGTGAATAGGAGGGACTTGCCTTCTCAGCTCGGTTTTTGAGGAAGCCTGCGCTCTACAATGTTAACAACACATACTGATGAAAGGGAAATACATTTAGCTAAGAAAATGAGCTAAAACTTGTTTGACTATCTTAAACTGGGAAACCAGCAATCGCGCAAAcattgtgaaaaatggcctgtgGCCGTGCTATCATGGTACACCCGATATTGAGCGAACCAGACTGACCTCTTCAGGTGCATTTAATTAAAAATTTTCTTATAGATCCGTATTTCAACATTTTTGTTCCTCTGTTTGTCACTCCCCGCCTGCGAGTATTCCACAGCAAATGCTGCAGACAAGCTAATAAGAGTCACTCTTTGTTGTCGGCGACCCTGTCAGCGGTTGAAGCAGGGGGACACAGTCAGTCCCTTTATAGGTGCAGACATTAAGGTGTGCATTGGTGGGAGCTGAGCCACGCATGAAACTGGAGGTTTGGAGACATTCACGCCAACGACATCACCCTACCCATGCACAAGATCAGGTCGGACGTGCGGTCGGTTATGACGAAATGGAATGGCCTGTCAACGATGATGGTCACAGGGTCTCCCGTGCTCAATACATGTTCTGTATAAGTCAGAGGCCAGCTTCCTTCCTCCACCGTGATGCTCGCTTCCAGTCTCGCATGCAAGAACCTCATCCACTGGTCCTTTGAGTTGGCGCACACGCTCTGGGTCATAAGGTCGCCCACGTCAATGGGGGTGGACACATGGAACTTGGGAAGGTGCAGCGTGAGAAGCATTTCTCTGGCACCGTGGACGAAGCCCTTGACGTCATCAGGAGTAAGAACCGAGAGGCTGCCACAAGACGACCGTTGCACGATCAGCGTCATGCAGAGTGCGTCATCTGCGTAAGGCAAGCAGACAACGTCCACTTGGCGGTCGGGGTAGAATGAGTACGGCAGGATGGAAGTCTTGCGCATCACAAGCACCGTCACCTGAAACAAAAATGCCGAGATAAGTGCCCAACAAACAGCACTCTGAAGGAAAGACAACCATGATATCAGCGTTTTCAAGTCTTTGTGCCACAAAACCTCGAAAAAGTTGTGAAACTTTTGCTCAGTggtttttttaatgcaaaaacaTTACTTGTCCCATTACAAGAAAAGCCGGCggcatatatgtgtgtgtgtatgtgcgtacTCACATGTGGCACAGAAAATCCCATtgatggcaagaaaaatgggATGCTGTCATCAAATGGCCGTATGACTCACGCAGCAAGCCGACCACCGTCACTTCAGACGATCCTCTACATGTTCGTCTCTATATACTCTCCAATGGCCAATCTCCATGCCGCACCAGTTTTCctgacattcgtaccaaaattgtgacgtacAGCGGTCTGTGTGGTGTCACACGATTTCTCGTGTCATATAGCTTGCACGTGCTAGTCTGAGGCTAGCTTGCAACCGAGATTCGAAccaacgacatatgcaccttcaatcgCATGCCTTCCCAGATATTCGTATCAAGATAGTGATGCTACCGTTTGTCATATAGAGTTCTGGGTGGTTTCATACGTGCATGTGTGTGGATGTTTGCGTCCACGACATGCAAACTCTGCCAGCCTCATTGCTGCGTAGCGAGGGGTCCGAACGTGTTAGTGCGCTCATACGCTCACCAGCACCGACCAAGAATGAGAATGTTGTCACCGTACGTACGTGTGTATGATCTTGTGCTGCTGCCTAGACACCCGAGTTACTACCCTAGCTTAACCAAGTTACTCGGTAATAACTTATGTAAGCTCGGATGTTCGGAGGAACGTCacgccagctgcgcgagaggttgcttggaaaGAGAAAAGCGGGTTTTACAATCCCTACCGGTGACAGTgatgaaacagccacctgccagcctcgccgccatctatgaatgtgaagtaaagaatggccaattctgtatatatgggcattagcccacTAAAGATGTTGCTTCATACCCTTAAACGAGCCCTGAAGTGATTTTGATTGGCATATTCCAGTGCAagagatctgtagaggtggtctttgtggttatttcaaatttgaaagctctgcatggACCCTATAATTCATTTTTAAACgtgctgctcgcagtagctcctaaccgattagggcgacacctcaCCGTGCGGCGCCCCCTGCCccgatgacatcagtgggcagacCAGGCGAACCTTCGCTCTCCCGCTTGTTCGCTCTCAATGTACCTATCTaccacactttttttttgtttttcagaatgTGTAAAATAGAGAGCTtccccagtaaaaaaaaaaacaaacttccaATTGGAAAATTCTAAATTTTCATCTTTAGAATCAAGAGAAAGCTCCAATTCAAGCTTCTGTATAGAATGCTGAGGTCCGTATTTAAATAAATCAACTGTTGGAATCCAACTGGAAAGTCCAATTAGAAACTTTCCAATATTCTATCAACAACGGGCAGATGCATTACGGTAAAGAAAACGTGTTGAATCGGAGTGCTGACTAACAAATCAAATTATATTTCAGTGATATCATGAAGAAATAGACAGATGGTGCCATCTATCAGAAAACATGACATCGCCTTGCACTTTCTGATACCTTTTGCCATAATGTTAGAACCTAATTAGTTGCCTGTTATGCGTTTGTAGGGAACAAAATACAAATCCCAGTCAAAAGCATTGACTTTCAAGTGGACTTCCTGGCTGGAAAATTTCCAGTTGTGTATTGCAGAACTTAATTTAGATCTACTCCAGACTTTCAATTGAAAAGTGACACGATCAGTTAGAAAGGGACCATACTTTCCATTTGTTATGCTAGAAGCGAGACCCTGATTATATGTTTGGACACAGCTGTGTGCACGTTGGTGAGGAACAGGGCAGCACTTTTTACAGTTGTTCCCTTCCTGCGAGAGCCAAGAAACTGACTGGAGGATTAATGCTCCCTGTGCCTAGCTGGCCGGCTGAGCTTTTAGTTGCTCGTAATGAGGCGCATTGAACCTACACAGATGCAGACAGTCTCTGGAGGCTCTGCAGGCTTTATTAGACTCTAAAGTAAATTTTGATTACGGCTCTGTGTTGCAGCATTCGGCCAACACAACTGCAAATTGCAGAGCACAACTGGGGAGTCCAGTTGGAATTCTTGAAACCAGTTGGAATCAGAACTTCCAACTGAAAACAAATGTAGCACCAATAGGAATTCCTAAGTGGACCCAATGTTTGTTATTATTGGATAGTAGAGGGCTTACCTTCTCAGTCCAGTTATTGAGGAAGCTGCCCACATACGTCGACCGCTTGTTGAAGGGGCATCTCCAGAGATTCTCAAAGCAGGCCGTGTTGAAGAGTACTTCGTTCCAGACTCCCTGGGTTGGGGCTTCAATGCGAGTTTCAAACTCGGCAGTCAAGTGGTGGTTTGTGATGTTCTTCGTTGAACATGGGATTCCGTATCCTGCCTGCTGGTTAACTGTGGTGGAAGGTCGATGATACGTTTCTGTAATCACGGATACTTCATCGGTCTCTTCTAGCCTTCGTCTCAAAGTTGTCACTACTTCCTTGCAAGAGTACGCCATCTGGCCATCGTCTTTGGGCACCATAGCACCGCATCTTAGAGTCTCTCTAAggctggcttttgtgtctttcaAATGCCGTTCGGTCAAAGCAATGATGAAGGACAACCCATATAAGGAGAGACACAGGTTTTGGTCTTCTGGATACGAGGAGAAGATGCTTAAGCCAATATCATTGGTCACTTCTCTTAGATGCTTACACAATACATAAGAGCGGCACCTGAAATGCTTGTAGGAGTTGACAGCAATGCGTACGACAGCAGCATTACTGGTTTCAGTTTGAGACGCGAGTAACAAAGCTTGACGGTAACTTTCCGCCTCCGCGTCGACATGCCTGGCTGTTCTTTGTGGTTCATAGCGAGAATAAGCTGGTTCAAATCGATCGTTTGAATCTGTTGCTGTAAAAACCTTTCGTCTTTTTATTGCAGGTTCCCCAGTGTCCACATTAGAACTTGCACTTGGGACGTCGCTGTCAACAGGGCTCTTGGAAGATTCGCATTCTTCCTGCAATGCAGGAGAACCTGGTTTAATGGGCTTGTCCTCAGGGAGTGACGATCCCTGGCTCATAACAAATGGGCCACTCGGTTCGGTTATTGGCGCTTTCGGCCCCTCCAGTGCTCCGTCACGCCATAGGACTTGCGAAGCCCTCGCCCAGGACAAACCGCTCCACAGCTTTGACCATAGAGACGGAGGAGGCTTGTGGACAGTAATTTGCACCATCGGCGTTGACACGTTCAGGGACGCCATCTTGGCCGTGGATGCCGCTGCTTTTCTTCCCGGACCTTCTACGTTGACTTCATTGACGTTTCTTGGCGAAGGAGCGGAGTCTCGGGCGCTGCTGCTCGCGCTCTCGGCTGCCTTCCCTGCGGAGACTCTCACGTTGACGTCCATAGACTCGCTGGGCTGAGTGGAGTTTCGGTCACCCTTGTCCGGGTCTTCCGCCGCTGTTGATCCTGAGCCGCCCACGCCAACGTCCTTGGCCTTCCTGGCTGGAAGAGTGGAACTAGTGTCGCTGCTGTCAGAGTCCTTCGCCGCTGTTGATTCCGAGCCGCCCACGCCAACTTCCTTGGCCTGCCTGTGTGTAGGAGGTGAACTAGGGTCGCTGCTATCCGGGTCCTCCGCCGCCCTTGTTCTTGAGACGCCAGCGTCCTTGGCTTTCCTGGGCAGAGGAGTAGAGCTTCGGTCGCTGATGTCCGGGCACTTCGCCGCTTGTTGCTTTGAAAGGCCCGCTCTAACGTCCCTGACTTTCCTGGGCGGAGGAGTGGAGCTATGGTGGCTGCTGTCTGAGCGCTTCGCCTCTTCTCTTCTCGACACTTCTACGCGGACGTACTTGACTTTCCTGGTTCGATTTATGGAATTGCGGTGGCTGCTGTCCGTGCTTTCGCAGTTACTTGAGCTCTCGGTCTGCACATGCAACAAGAATACCAAGAGAAATAGTGAACCATCATTAGCAACGCTTTTAATTATTCCAGCTCTAGAAATCGTACCCGCGGTTAGTTTCAAGGCTTTATTCGGCCCGATATGCTGCCAGTGCAGTTCTGTTTTTCGAATGGCGGTATTCGTTTTACATAAGCCTGTTTCACCTCATTTTGAAGTCCCTCTTCGACAGGCAAAAGCAAAACTAAAAAAGTTGACGTGCCCACTTAAGTATAGTATTAAATGCCAGCGGCCACGCAAATGTACGTTCAAAAACCGCCGGTTAAATAGTGCTGTATTCGTGCAGAACAGTCTCGGACCGCGCTGCTTAACGGTTTTGAATGGGCAGCTCGCTGTTGACAATTAATAGTAATTTTACTGACGCATGGTCAGCTTGCCCAAAGAGCGTAGTGGCTAACGTGTAGGCTCTGAACGAGgtgggccaaagacccattttccaccCCACATATGCAGAACGCCAGGCTATAGGGGAAACCTTGTACACCGTTTAGaaaaccggcgggtacccggcagcactgggatTCAAACGCCGCATCTGCGGCATACGGGCGGACTCTAATCATTAAGACGCTACTGCGGTGTATAGCCCACTCTTTCAGCTGACATTTGCTTTGTCGTGAACAGCAATGCGCCAGCGCTCATATGCCGCCGATGAAAACTCAAATGGGGCGACTGACAGTGCGTCAGTACACAAATAATTACGTTTCTGCTGAACCTTTTGTGCGGAGCGCGTGGGGAGGGCCCGAGTGCGCGACAGTGAGTTAGGTCCAGTTCTTCTCCAGGGCGGGAGGAGGAAACGGGAAAGGGACGGAATACCGCCTCATATCGGCAGTCGCGTCAACAGATACAGTACTGTAACAAGACTGCATCTGGAATCCTTAATTATCCACACGATGTATCTTATATGAGTATGTTAAGCGTCCAAgtattttttgaagcgaaaagctccactacgctaggtaaagcagtcgtcgcgtaggccggagaatgaccttgaacgaccttcagcctaaccacgttagccgtgtatgaccatatctggtgcagttatggtgtcgaacccatgacctttagttggcctttgggttgaccttaaggacacccgatggggtgatgtgaagccacgtgatgacatctgaTGGGGGTGTCGCGAGACCATGTTATACCATGTCATAGACGTGGTCGTGGGtacatatagaacggctgtcatGGTCGAGCCTCAGACTCTTAGCAATCGTCCTCTTccctgaattccagggttagcttaagccactgccaattttttgaagcgatagcttcactacgccatgtaaagccaaGGTCACCGGACCGAGCCGGagccgtcagtgcgcatgcgccgcgcgTGACATCAGAGTTGCGCAGCCTCGCTAcgcgcgtcgcgcatgcgcagtagctagGGACTTCTTCACGGATCACCGCATTGTCATTTTAGCTATAGCCAAGGAAACACCTGCTAAATAAAGAGCCGTACTACCTGCACCCATGTGTATGAAGTTATCGCGTTCTCACAGGTTTAACCGGAGCCAAACCATCAGCTCTCCAGGATGTCGCTTGGATGTTACCTCTCTTATTTTGTCGTCATATGTAGTCTTATGACATAACAGAACTTGGTTCTGGTATACTGAGATAAGCTTCGCTTGCCAATCCGTGATAAATATTCAGAAGTCGAAGATATTGTTGCTAgtcctagaaaaaaaaatgaaatctcaGTTGATACACTGACCTCAGCGCGGCGGCTATGTTTGTGGCGTCTCATTGTTGAATGCGTCCGTCCTGTCTGTGGTGTCTGAAAAGAAGAATAAAACGTGTTAAAATCTCACAACAATTGCCCATGATTACTTCGTGGTGAGGTGTGGGGAGGAAGTTTCTTTTCTTTTAACCAGTGAAACCTACTTAGTGTGTTCTCGTGGCCTCTTTGGCGCCCTTTTATTCAGGATGCGAACTAAACGGTTAAACGTCATAAGGATTTGATAACTATCTAAGACTTAACCAATGGTATGATAAATGTGTACTGCTGTTTTATACAAGAGGTTCATGCGCGCGTTCTGTAACGCTTTTGCCTCAGTTAAACGCACTATGATATTCACTGTTTTGCAGTCTGGTGAACAGAAGATCCAGTTTCATTGGTCTCATCAGACAGAATGGCGGTGAAGCGAAAGAGAAGGTATACAGGTATCCTCTTCCTGGCACCA contains:
- the LOC144097051 gene encoding uncharacterized protein LOC144097051, yielding MRRHKHSRRAETESSSNCESTDSSHRNSINRTRKVKYVRVEVSRREEAKRSDSSHHSSTPPPRKVRDVRAGLSKQQAAKCPDISDRSSTPLPRKAKDAGVSRTRAAEDPDSSDPSSPPTHRQAKEVGVGGSESTAAKDSDSSDTSSTLPARKAKDVGVGGSGSTAAEDPDKGDRNSTQPSESMDVNVRVSAGKAAESASSSARDSAPSPRNVNEVNVEGPGRKAAASTAKMASLNVSTPMVQITVHKPPPSLWSKLWSGLSWARASQVLWRDGALEGPKAPITEPSGPFVMSQGSSLPEDKPIKPGSPALQEECESSKSPVDSDVPSASSNVDTGEPAIKRRKVFTATDSNDRFEPAYSRYEPQRTARHVDAEAESYRQALLLASQTETSNAAVVRIAVNSYKHFRCRSYVLCKHLREVTNDIGLSIFSSYPEDQNLCLSLYGLSFIIALTERHLKDTKASLRETLRCGAMVPKDDGQMAYSCKEVVTTLRRRLEETDEVSVITETYHRPSTTVNQQAGYGIPCSTKNITNHHLTAEFETRIEAPTQGVWNEVLFNTACFENLWRCPFNKRSTYVGSFLNNWTEKVTVLVMRKTSILPYSFYPDRQVDVVCLPYADDALCMTLIVQRSSCGSLSVLTPDDVKGFVHGAREMLLTLHLPKFHVSTPIDVGDLMTQSVCANSKDQWMRFLHARLEASITVEEGSWPLTYTEHVLSTGDPVTIIVDRPFHFVITDRTSDLILCMGRVMSLA